The sequence below is a genomic window from Sander lucioperca isolate FBNREF2018 chromosome 10, SLUC_FBN_1.2, whole genome shotgun sequence.
caaaatgtgaataaaatgcCCCTTGTTTTCTCTCACCAGGTCCTGAGCCAGCCACAGAGATGGTTTTCAGCAATGTAACAGAGTCTTCTTTCACTGTTTCTTGGTCCAAACCAAAGACCGCATTCTCAGGCTTCAGGGTCACGTACACCAACATCGTCACAGGTTTGTCAAAGGCCTGTCTTTATACTGCAGCTATGtcattgggattttttttgtttgttgagaAGTGTTAATTGTTTCAGTGTGATATTTGTGATGTATCATCCTATTAGGGGAGAGCCGTTTTGTGACCGTGGAGTCTCAGCAATCTCACGTGGTTCTGTCCAAGCTCTCTGCTGGATCCTCCTACATTATCACTCTAACTACTACACAAGGAAGAGCCCAGAGTGATACTCTCACATCTCTTATCACCACAGGTACACAGTTAGATAAGCTTACTGTTATGTACAGCTACTTTTTTGTCTTaacatgtaaaacaaaacaCCAATAAACACACTATGGATTGTCTCCTGACTGCAGTGCCTGCCCCTCCAACACATCTGCAAGTTGTCAATGTGACAGATACCAGAGCTGTGCTGCAATGGACACCCAGTCTGGGGAAAGTAGACCGCTTCATCATCAGCTATGAGTCCTCCAAGAGTGAGTGTGGCAACTTTACCCCAATGACGggcaacctctagctcacccggTGGAGAGTGTGCCCCATGTAGGCCTTGGCAGCGGCTCGAGTTTGAATCTGACCCCCGGCCCTTTACTGTGTGCCCCCCCTTCATCCTTATCTGCACTAATAAAAtggaaaatgcccaaaaaatattcttaaaaagcaaaaatacCTTTACCCCAAGACTAAGCTATGTGCTATAAATTATCCTTCTTGCCACAGCTCCTAAtgtgacagtgacagtgatgcTGTCTGGAAACTCAGTAGAGCACCAGCTGAGAGGCCTGCAGAGAGGCACCCTGTACACAGTCAAAGTCCTGAGCCAGAAGGACAGTCTGCAAAGCATGGCCATCTCAACTACATTTGCTACTGCTAATGGTgagaagagaggggggaaaTGAAGTGAGATGAGGCTTGTTTACTTGCTAAAGTCGACAGAGCTTGTGTATTAAACGTGTGTGAACTAAATATATCTTTGTGTCTCTCAGTGGTTAAAGCCAGCGAGGTGGGTACTCGCTCTGCAGTGATAGCATGGAGAACTACCACCGTTGTTTATAACAGCTACAGACTGATCTACCATGTGGCAGGAGAAGAGACAAAGGTGTATAATATTCCTCATCAttggcacatacagtacaaagaGAGCTCCGACAATTGCCTAACTTTGTGTGCTTGTCTGTGTAAACACTAGGAGGTGATCCTGGACCAATCCATCACAGAGTATAAGCTGACAGGGCTGTTGCCAATGTCACGTTATATTGTTCTGGTTCAAGGCGAGAGAGACGGGCAATACACGTCTGTTGTCACCACAGAATTCATCACAGGTGAAGTATTTTATGTAATGCAGTCCCTGCTCATTTATCTGCCCTACAGATaccttttaacaactttttttttttatctctaagGCCAACTGCGTTTCCCCTTCCCTACCGAGTGCTCTCAGGAGCTGCTGAACGGAGCTCTGCAGTCAGGAGAGGTGGAGATCTACCCGCAGGGAAAAGAGGGAGGAGCAGTCAGAGTCTACTGTGACATGGAGACGGATGGAGGTGGCTGGACGGTGAGACAAACTGCTGTCATCTGAAAACCttgcactgaaaaaaaaatgaattattgGGTTAAGTTAATAGACAACAATCTGTTTTTAGGTGTTCCAGAGGAGGATGAACGGAAAGACAGATTTCTACAGAACCTGGAGTGAATACAGAGTCGGCTTTGGAAACCTCAGCGAAGATTTCTGGCTCGGTACAGTTGAAGCAAGTTCTTATTATCATCACATATgcatacaaatataaataatttgCTCAACTGTTCACTCTTCATCTCCATCATCTATTAGGAAATGAGCTTCTTCACAACCTGACTAGTGCCGGTCCTGTGAGTCTGAGAGTGGATATGCGATCTGGAAACGACACCGCTTACGCTCACTACGCCAACTTCTCCATCGATTCAGTGGAGAAGTACTATACTCTCACAGTGTCTGGCTTCACTGGAACTGCAGGTGAAAACTTCAGTGAACATGTGCAGTGTATACTATATTATATTGCAAATGCCTGACAATTCATACCTCAATATCACTATTTCTCTGTCAGGCGACTCTATGAGGTACCATAATGGACGCCCATTCTCAACCCGGGACAAGGACTCTGATCCTCTGGGGATCCACTGTGCCAAGGCCTACATGGGAGGCTGGTGGTACAAGAACTGCTACAAGACCAACCTCAACGGTCTTTATGGCATCAACAGTAATAATCAGGTACAATGCCTCTCTCTACCTGGACAaatgagcattaaacactttatTGTCTATGATACAGCACGCTAACCAAATATCACTTTTCTGTTCCGATAGGGAATAGTCTGGATAGACTGGAAAGGTAAAGACTCCTCCATTCCCTTTGCTGAGATGAAGTTCAGACCGTCCAGGTTCTCTCCTGCAACTCACGGCTAACGATACATCAGTCGTCATACATCTGGCAGAGATTTAAAGTTCCAGAAATCCAGAAGACAGTTCTTCTCACATCTCACAGTTGCTGCATGTCACTTTTCCAGCTGAAATTGCATACAGTGGTTTTGATAGCTCTTAACAGCTATCAGCACTTTTAATTCAATGTGCAACTTATTTTTcctgatctgtttttttttctggaaataTACCAAACGAGGGGAGAAATGTTTTATTGCAACTTTTTTGTATCCTGTCCTACTGTTCTGCCTGACCTGTCCATTTCAACACAGTTTTGTTTTGACTCTAATACCTTTTTGTGCACCATCATGGTATACCACCACACTACTACTGTAATTGAATATGCACTGTCTCACTCCATTGGAATAAATGTGGCTAATGTGAGTctgaagtgtgttttttttttttttttttgggggggggggtttgtagCAGTGAATTAAAACACCCAAAGCTTTTGATGGAATATAGTTTCTTCATTCCCTGCGCTACAAGATAAACAAATGCCAGCATGACTGACTGTCATGTCAGCTGTGAAGTGTTATCATACCCTTCGGCGAGTCCTGGACATGTTTATCACTCTGTCTCTTGTTACACAAGTTGCATTCATCTCATTATCAGATATGTTGACCTACAAAATGTTTAGATGTCCTTGAGTGAAAACACCAACATTGTATCAAGCGGATGGGCTAAGAGACTGATTAGGAGACTATAAATGGGGCAAGCAGTGTGCTGACCACCTTTCAGAAGGTGGACGCCAGCAAGAAGACACAAAATGGCAACAGGAATATCAGTGATCACTGTGGGAGCTGTGTTCCTAGttgtgctgctgctggtggtacTGATTTGCATTTCTGGTCAGAGAGACAAATCTGTGCAGAAGGACCGCAAGGGAAGTAAGTCTACAGGTAAAACATGCTGGTTGTAATGAAAATTAGTGATTATTGAATCGGACATTACTTGATTTAATGGATTTCTATTAATAGTGTTCATTCTCTCCATTTTACCTTTGTCTTAACTCCTTCATCCAGTAGTTGAATCTGGACTGCTGCAGTATCTCTATCAGTTCCTTCcctgctcctcctctccttccctcccagGTCCTCCCAGCTTCTTCCTCATAGGCAATATGATGGAGCTGACACACGATCATCTGCCAATTCACCTGACCGATCTGGCACAGCGGTACGGAAACATCTACCGCCTGAAATGTGGAAAAACAAGTAATCATCTCATTTCAGATTTATGGATTTTGTATCATATCCCGTGCCATATCCACAAGCAGCTttccaaaaaacatttttttgtagaCAGTACAAAactctgttgttgtgttttcagcCATGGTGGTACTTAATAGTAGTGAATTCATCAGAGAAGCACTGGTGAAAAAATGGTCAGACTTTGCTGGGAGACCAGTTTCATACACAGGTAAACAACACAAACTTCTTTTTGCAACAATAGTATGCATAATTATTGTATGTCTTTATGACCTCTCCTGACTTGCATCAGGTGATATTGTGTCTGGGGGAGGGCACACCATCTCTCTGGGGGACTATAATGACGAGTGGAGGGCACATCGTCGTCTCGTCCACAGTGCTTTGCAGCGTTGCTGCCAGAAATCATTGCATGATGTGATTGAGAGACAGGCACTGCATCTGAGAGAGGTACAGCACACAAGAGGAACAAACTGTACACTGGTGGATTATATAGTGCCTTATCTTAAAAACATAATGGCCTATAATGTGATAGCAGAGATCCAGATGGCAAACCAAATGTTTGGGTAGTTCAAGAGTGGTCACACAAAAAGATAAAGCATGGTTCGTTCACCGTTTTAGGTTTTGATGGACTATCAAGGCAGTGCTGTAGATCTTTCGGAGGATTTCACAGTGGCAGCCAGTAATGTCATTACCACTTTGGCTTTTGGAAAAGAAGTGAGTATCCTTCCTCCCACAGCTCAGTTTGTACCTCAGAGTGTTGGAGATGGATTGCAAAATCTGCAAAATCTGCTTTTCATCAATAAACAACTGTGGTACACCAGTGCTTGGTTGCTGGTTTATGTTGGGAACTGGGCAAGGTCACTGTTTATGTTGCCCTTTTATGAAGCTTGCATTACATAAGTGCATTCATAATGTACTACTCTGTTACTGGACAGTAGATTTCAATGATAAGATACACTAAAATTaatgctgtcagttaaacgcgttattaacggcgttaacgcaaacccattttaacggcgtcaatttttttatcgcgagattaacgttctttttggcctagcaaactttgtagtttttttcacatgctgttgcaacaactagtaacgttagaaaaactgcaacaccacaccggatctagctagaccggaaacaaaacaacaggcacgccgcacacacttgtttgggcttgcgagccggccaaagagtagtaggctaatgttacgttttgagtggatggcgagcgcgagacgccaaaatggatgccaataagattctgaatggaaagttttcttttaaaaagttgccaaatggttccattgacaagaccaaagtgatctgtgtgttttgtcgttgtgaactgagctatcatcgcagcacgtccagtctgaaataccacttgataccaagcacacagctgatgcaaaatctccgccccctcgtcaaagccaggcgacaatggatgacttcagaccatagactgtatattaatattaacagtctatgcttCAGATAGAAGCACATGGATACCACAACTAagaacaaacttaaaaaaacatttgcacaaagcaagccgatccactttttcatgttgataagagcattaaaatgagaaaaaataatgggccaaaaagaaatcaagggtttagaatagataaaaatgtgtgactaattgtgattaattgcgagttaactatgacattaatgcgattaattgcgattaaatattttaatcgtttgacagcactaattaaaatataaatctgTGTTTTCTAGTATGATAAGAGTTCTTtggagctgcagcagctgcaCAGCTGTCTGAATAAGATCGTTGCTCTGTGGGGCTCCTCCTGGATTTCTGCTCTGGACTCCTTCCCACTGCTCAGAGTCAGTAAATAATCACTATCTCCAGTATAGATCACAGGAAAGACTAACAAACATCTTATGAAAGAGATTTCAAACATTAtgtgtcatttcctctctcaaAGAAATTACCCAATCCTGTGTTTGCCCGTCTCCTGAAAGAGGTGGCCAAGAGAGAtgaaataataagaaaacatcTCAACAATTACAAGGTTAgtgaaaaaaaatgccaaagaaTAAAAGGTTGAAAAGCACAGATATGTACAAAGAGAGGTCTTATTATGCTAAACTGCTGAGATCACAGGTAAAAAGAAACTAGGCTTggtgtgaaatgtaaaaatctCACAAGTCAAATCAAGCAGCCATAAATCATAAATTGTTATCGTTTTCTACCAAAGCCTAACAGGAAAAACAATTTAGTCTGCTTAGATATGGATGTATATATTACAAAGCAAGCATGAGAAATCATCACAGCAGACAACTTTTCAAATCCAAGTTCATTTTCTTTATGTATGCACCCAGAATCTGGGATAAATCCCAGCTCTGTTATTTCCTACTATGTTGATTTTAATCAGCTGTTGCTTTGTTGTCTGTGCAGTCACAAGACAAAAAACATGAGGATGCCATCACAGGATCTCTCCTCCAGGGCCTTGACAAACATCAGAACACAGAACATGGAGTGGTAAGTACTGTACATAGAACAGTTAATGACAAGGAAGATCAATTTGAAATGTATCAAATCTAATTTCATTCAAAACTAGAACTGGTTTTGTAAATTTAGTATACTGTAAGTAGTACTGGTGTACTAAATTACATTTCTTCAGCTCCTGACAGATATTCATGTTCACATGGCCACTGTGGACCTTCTCATCGGGGGAACTGAGACCACTGCAGCCTGGCTGAACTGGACTCTGGCCTTCCTCTTGCACAGACCAGAGGCAGGGCACATAATTTCCATAAAACACTATAGTCACACACCCTTTTGACGTTTATCTCAGTGTCTTACTTCTCCCTTCCTTTAATCTACAGGTGCAGACCAAAGTGTATGAGGAGCTGTGTACAGTACTAGAGGGACGATACCCCAAGTACAGTGACAGACATAGACTTCCTGTCCTGTGCTCTCTGATCAATGAGGTGCTCAGACTCAGACCAGTTGCCCCGTTGGCAGTGCCACACAGGGCCATCAGAGACAGCAGGTCAGCTGAGTGACAACATGCAGCGATAATGAAAGAATGCAAAGGAGGAGATTAGTGACCATTGAGATATTTTAATTCGTAATAATGTTTAGTCCATGGTGCTTGTGCGTAAGAAAATGCTTGATTCCTGCAAACCAACATAATAACTAGAAAGCACCAAATGTGTCTAAATGTGTTGATTTCATGTAGAAGATGTGCAGAAATGTTTATCTACACCCAGATCTGCAACAAAATACTATATAGTGGTTATATAAGTTAGGGGCCGTgcaattaatcacatttttaattacgattttggctccttacgatcacaaaaacagagttatcaagaaaaattattattttgcacattacgttttgcaagtaaactcttattttgtcttgtgttctgaatgagaaaaaaaaagttcaaacgagaaaagtattaagggaaatttcacagttcaaggtgttttcactgttgattagtttaactgtttttttaaatgcaataattgcaacatcttttcaaaagtcaatgagtaattgtgttaaataatcgtgatttgaATATTGACCAAAACAATCGTGCTAATGATTTTTTCTATAATCGAGCAGCACTAATACAAGTTCAGTTGCTATATTAAAATACAGTACTTGGGTTCTGTTGGGATCTAGTCTATCAGTCAGCATGTACACACAAAGACCACTAGTATGGATGTACACAAATTTTGTGTTGTTCTGCTTCGGACATTTTAAACAACATATTACCTGCTAACACTTTGCATTATGACAAATGTATAACCCCTCACATGTTTAGTATTGCAGGTTACTCCATTCCTAAGAACACAGTCATCATTCCTAATCTTTTTGGAGCTCACCATGATCCTGCAGTTTGGACTGACCCGTACAGCTTCAAACCAGGTACTGCTCTACTGCATTCCTTTCACTTGGCTCAGCAGATCTCAAATGAAGTAGttactccctctctctttcagaGCGCTTTCTGGAAGGAGGAGGGGGCTCCACCCGTGCCCTGATCCCCTTTGGAGGGGGGGCTCGGCTCTGCCTGGGGGAGTCTGTCGCCAAAATGGAGCTCTTTCTGTTCACTGCCTACTTGCTGAGAGATTTCCAGTTCATCTCTCCTCCTGAGagcgaggcctctctgcccgaCCTGAGAGGAGTTGCTAGTGTTGTACTTAAGGTCAAGTCCTACACAGTTATAGCATGTCCAAGACCTGAGTCAAATCCCTGAACTACGAGGGTATACTGCTTACACGTTGCTTAAAcgttgtgcatttgtgtgtaaacaatgatttttttttttttttttactttgacatgtaaaaaatatatttacagaaCCTtcatgtgtatgtttctcaTCAATACTTCTATTTGGCTGTAGTTGGATATCCTGATTAAAATAGTCTGTTGAGTCTgaatttttttacagttttttattcGATCATCTCTAAATAAGATGTCTAAACCCAGGCCAGACCTAAATGAGTTGTGTCATCTCTCTTGTATAAAAGGCAAAGCAAACTGCATTCAAGATTCATGAATTACAAAAGTGATCAATCAGGTGATCAGATCGAAAAAGGAAGTGAGTAGCCATCAGAAGGAAAgtttaaacaaataaatcagGTGGAGCTTATGTGAATCAAAACTTGGGGTTTGTACATGTTACTGTACACTGAAACTGTTCAAATAGTTATTTTACAAGAAGAATATCTGTCATAGAGTCTGACAGCACTCCCCAGTGGATATACACTGAACATGCTGGGAAAGGTTCAGCAGACCTACAAGTTATCACTCCTCTGGGCGCCCAGATAgatcagttggtagagcgggcacccatatatagaggtttactcctcgacgcagagggGCCAGGTTcgattccaacctgcggccctttgctgcatgtcattccccctctctctcccctttcatgtcttcgtctgtcctatcaaataaaggcctaaaatgcccaaaaaataatctaaaaaaaaaaggttatcaCATTATCTCTGGTTAGAGGCACTTCTTGTAAAAGTGTCTATCTAATGATAGATAACAGTGATTAACAGGTGTTACTAGAGGATATTATTGTTTGCACATGTGACAGAAATAAtacatgaaaaacacaaaatggaTTGTACACACGAGGCATTCATTTGTATAATGGCCACAGTTTCGTATAAAGTTGAAGGGTTAATGTGAGAACATGAACATAGGCCTCACGTGTTAAACTAAAATTGAGTCACCTCAATGTAATTTCCTAAACAAGAACTTCTGCTATTAGAGGATTTAGCAATAAGCAAGACAATCTGCGAGAAGACATCTGAGAGGAAGGATGgttttcttttcattgttaAAACTCTAtcttctttctctcacacaggCAGCAGCTGGACTTCAGTCATTTGGTAATTATTTTCGTAATAATTTTTCTTGTTAATGTTGTTAAACTGTTGTATATTTGTTTTAGGATATGACTATAAACTCTAAACTCTCTGGCCTTATTCacaaaatgttgaggtactAAGTACAAGATTCAAGTTTCCGccattaaaataaattacacaatGCCTACAGTAGGCTaatcaaaagtaaaaaacaaaacgaaaACAAATTCAAGATAGACTTAAACAAAATTCTGAAAATAATGCATGAATAAACAGGGGTGGAAAGTAGGGTAGACCAATTACAGTTGGTAcactttttgctttttccattACCACACCAAAACTAGCGACTGAAAAGACCTGATTTTTCATATGGCATTTCCTACACTTGCCtactaaaatataaataatcaaTAACATCCATAAGTAGTTCATATTTGCCACAATTAGCTCATAAACACACAAAGCTTTTTTGTTCCAACTGTACAGGTACAGTCGGAACAGTACCCGATTGAGACACCCAGTCGTAATACTATAAAGCTGCCTCATCATTTTATGATGACCTTGCATGACACAAAGTCATGTAATATGTCAGTTTTTATAGCACAGATTAAGGTTTAACTTTAACAGTTATGTGAGGATGATAAGCTATTCAATATGCGTGGGACCTGGTGAAGTGAAAAACTGACCTTAGAAAACCAACTTTCACCGATATCTTCGGACTGGAGAATCAAAGAGGATGTTAATACGCATGTCTGAAGCAAAAATAACAGCTCAAGCTTGTTGCGCACACAAGTTATTTAAGGTGTTTCAACTGTACTCCTGTGCCAACTGTATCTGGTCTACCCTACCAttatactcaagtaaaagtactgttacTTAGGGTTAGGTAAGTTTTCCTTAAGTATAAGTAAAAtggtaaatgtagcctacttagGAAGTCCTCCACAATCTGTTCCATGTCCCTCTTGAGcattttagatagatagatagatagatagatagatagatagatagattttttattgatcccaaaaaatgggaaataacgttgttgcagcagcaaaatttcagacacacagcacacg
It includes:
- the LOC116049375 gene encoding steroid 21-hydroxylase isoform X5; translation: MVVLNSSEFIREALVKKWSDFAGRPVSYTGDIVSGGGHTISLGDYNDEWRAHRRLVHSALQRCCQKSLHDVIERQALHLREVLMDYQGSAVDLSEDFTVAASNVITTLAFGKEYDKSSLELQQLHSCLNKIVALWGSSWISALDSFPLLRKLPNPVFARLLKEVAKRDEIIRKHLNNYKSQDKKHEDAITGSLLQGLDKHQNTEHGVLLTDIHVHMATVDLLIGGTETTAAWLNWTLAFLLHRPEVQTKVYEELCTVLEGRYPKYSDRHRLPVLCSLINEVLRLRPVAPLAVPHRAIRDSSIAGYSIPKNTVIIPNLFGAHHDPAVWTDPYSFKPERFLEGGGGSTRALIPFGGGARLCLGESVAKMELFLFTAYLLRDFQFISPPESEASLPDLRGVASVVLKVKSYTVIACPRPESNP
- the LOC116049375 gene encoding steroid 21-hydroxylase isoform X3, which codes for MATGISVITVGAVFLVVLLLVVLICISGQRDKSVQKDRKGIVESGLLQYLYQFLPCSSSPSLPGPPSFFLIGNMMELTHDHLPIHLTDLAQRYGNIYRLKCGKTTMVVLNSSEFIREALVKKWSDFAGRPVSYTGDIVSGGGHTISLGDYNDEWRAHRRLVHSALQRCCQKSLHDVIERQALHLREVLMDYQGSAVDLSEDFTVAASNVITTLAFGKEYDKSSLELQQLHSCLNKIVALWGSSWISALDSFPLLRKLPNPVFARLLKEVAKRDEIIRKHLNNYKSQDKKHEDAITGSLLQGLDKHQNTEHGVLLTDIHVHMATVDLLIGGTETTAAWLNWTLAFLLHRPEVQTKVYEELCTVLEGRYPKYSDRHRLPVLCSLINEVLRLRPVAPLAVPHRAIRDSSIAGYSIPKNTVIIPNLFGAHHDPAVWTDPYSFKPERFLEGGGGSTRALIPFGGGARLCLGESVAKMELFLFTAYLLRDFQFISPPESEASLPDLRGVASVVLKVKSYTVIACPRPESNP
- the LOC116049375 gene encoding steroid 21-hydroxylase isoform X4 is translated as MATGISVITVGAVFLVVLLLVVLICISGQRDKSVQKDRKGIESGLLQYLYQFLPCSSSPSLPGPPSFFLIGNMMELTHDHLPIHLTDLAQRYGNIYRLKCGKTTMVVLNSSEFIREALVKKWSDFAGRPVSYTGDIVSGGGHTISLGDYNDEWRAHRRLVHSALQRCCQKSLHDVIERQALHLREVLMDYQGSAVDLSEDFTVAASNVITTLAFGKEYDKSSLELQQLHSCLNKIVALWGSSWISALDSFPLLRKLPNPVFARLLKEVAKRDEIIRKHLNNYKSQDKKHEDAITGSLLQGLDKHQNTEHGVLLTDIHVHMATVDLLIGGTETTAAWLNWTLAFLLHRPEVQTKVYEELCTVLEGRYPKYSDRHRLPVLCSLINEVLRLRPVAPLAVPHRAIRDSSIAGYSIPKNTVIIPNLFGAHHDPAVWTDPYSFKPERFLEGGGGSTRALIPFGGGARLCLGESVAKMELFLFTAYLLRDFQFISPPESEASLPDLRGVASVVLKVKSYTVIACPRPESNP
- the LOC116049375 gene encoding steroid 21-hydroxylase isoform X2, which encodes MATGISVITVGAVFLVVLLLVVLICISGQRDKSVQKDRKGSKSTVESGLLQYLYQFLPCSSSPSLPGPPSFFLIGNMMELTHDHLPIHLTDLAQRYGNIYRLKCGKTTMVVLNSSEFIREALVKKWSDFAGRPVSYTGDIVSGGGHTISLGDYNDEWRAHRRLVHSALQRCCQKSLHDVIERQALHLREVLMDYQGSAVDLSEDFTVAASNVITTLAFGKEYDKSSLELQQLHSCLNKIVALWGSSWISALDSFPLLRKLPNPVFARLLKEVAKRDEIIRKHLNNYKSQDKKHEDAITGSLLQGLDKHQNTEHGVLLTDIHVHMATVDLLIGGTETTAAWLNWTLAFLLHRPEVQTKVYEELCTVLEGRYPKYSDRHRLPVLCSLINEVLRLRPVAPLAVPHRAIRDSSIAGYSIPKNTVIIPNLFGAHHDPAVWTDPYSFKPERFLEGGGGSTRALIPFGGGARLCLGESVAKMELFLFTAYLLRDFQFISPPESEASLPDLRGVASVVLKVKSYTVIACPRPESNP
- the LOC116049375 gene encoding steroid 21-hydroxylase isoform X1, with amino-acid sequence MATGISVITVGAVFLVVLLLVVLICISGQRDKSVQKDRKGSKSTVVESGLLQYLYQFLPCSSSPSLPGPPSFFLIGNMMELTHDHLPIHLTDLAQRYGNIYRLKCGKTTMVVLNSSEFIREALVKKWSDFAGRPVSYTGDIVSGGGHTISLGDYNDEWRAHRRLVHSALQRCCQKSLHDVIERQALHLREVLMDYQGSAVDLSEDFTVAASNVITTLAFGKEYDKSSLELQQLHSCLNKIVALWGSSWISALDSFPLLRKLPNPVFARLLKEVAKRDEIIRKHLNNYKSQDKKHEDAITGSLLQGLDKHQNTEHGVLLTDIHVHMATVDLLIGGTETTAAWLNWTLAFLLHRPEVQTKVYEELCTVLEGRYPKYSDRHRLPVLCSLINEVLRLRPVAPLAVPHRAIRDSSIAGYSIPKNTVIIPNLFGAHHDPAVWTDPYSFKPERFLEGGGGSTRALIPFGGGARLCLGESVAKMELFLFTAYLLRDFQFISPPESEASLPDLRGVASVVLKVKSYTVIACPRPESNP